The window AAACTTTATAGATTATCAACTTTCTTTATAATACTATCTAGATCAAGTTTTATTATCatgttttgatttcttcttcaaattaaACTTATGCAGTGAGACAAGTTTGGGAATCAAAATGGAAACGGCCTCACTATTCCTGATCACCGCGCTCTTCATCCACCTAGCAACAGCGGCGGCAGCGCAAGGCACGTCTCTGTCGAAGCCGGGCTGCCTGGAAAAATGTGGAAACGTCGTCGTTCCATATCCTTTTGGCATCGGAATGAACTGCAGCGCTAATGCAGCTTTCACGATCATCTGCAACGAAAGCTTCAATCCCCCGAGACCATTTTTTATGGAGCAAATAGGGTTCGAAGAGTTAGTAGATATCTCGTTGGCCACCAAAACAGTTAAGGCGATGCAGTCCGTCTCTCCTCTCAACTGCTCTAAAGATAGGAAGTTGCTGCAGCTGGCACAGCCCATGGCTGCATTTTATGTAGCCACCTTCTCCAGCGTCTACAACAGATTGGTCGTCGTCGGCTGCCAGAACGTCGTTTCGCTGCTCCCTTCCAACGGCGAATGCAACCCCATCTGCGCAGTCTCATCCACCTGCGAAGGTATGAACTGCTGCCAGAACGTGATCCCGCCACGGAAGAGTGAAATCGAGTTCTTCTACAGTAATCCCAACGTCGATAGCGATGCTTCTCTCACCTGCGGTTATGTGTTCATGACTGATCAAAGATGGCTGATCAACGAATACGCTAACCACACCAACTTACATAACATGACGGAGCCCAAAAAATTCTCACCCAATCTCCGTACACCTCTGGTGCTTGAGTGGGAGTTCGAGATATCCAATGCAACGACGCTGCCTGGGGTTCAATGCAACAAAATTGAGTTTCCATTTTTCCTGTTAGATAATGGACAAAACATGAGCACGACCATATGTTCTTGCAAGCCTGGTTATCAAGGCAGTCCATATTTGAGCTGTGAGGACATCGACGAGTGCCGGAATTTGTCATTGAACAAGTGCCAAAACGGGACTACGTGTGTCAACACAGTCGGTTCATTCTTATGTCAAGTTCAGGGTGATGGCAAAGGGGCCAAGACGAAAACAGTAATCATCGGTATCAGCTGCGGCTTAGGTGGGTTAGTTTTGCTAGGTGGGGCGTTGGTGTTTTCCAAAGTCGCGAGGAAGAGAATCGAAGCCAACCGTAGGAAGAAGTTCTTCAAGCGAAATGGTGGATTCTTGCTGACGTCTTCTACTAATAACACCACCGAGAATATCAGATTCTTCAACTCCAAACAATTGGCATTGGCCACTGACCGCTACAACGAGAATCGCATACTGGGACGTGGCGGGCAAGGCACTGTCTACAAAGGAATGCTACCCGATGGAAGAATCGTCGCAGTGAAAAAATCCGAGAAGATGGATGAATCGGAGGTTGGAGCATTCGTGAATGAGGTCGTGATACTGTCCCAGCTCAATCATAGGAATGTGGTGAAGTTGCTAGGGTGTTGTCTGGAGACCGAGGTTCCTCTTCTTGTCTATGAGTTTATTCCAAACGGTACGCTCTTCCAACACATCCACGATCTAGGCAACGAGTTCCCTTTGTCATGGAAGATTCGTCTCAGAATCGCAACAGAAGTAGCAGCTGCTCTTGCTTACCTGCATTACTCTGCATCGGTTCCTATCTATCACCGAGACATCAAGTCGACCAACATACTCCTAGACGAGAAGTATCACGCCAAAGTGTCGGATTTTGGGACGTCGAGGTCGTTCAACGTGGATCAAACTCACGTGACCACGCGAGTGATGGGGACTTTCGGGTACATGGATCCCGAGTACTTCCAGTCGAATCAGTTCACAGAAAAGAGCGACGTGTACAGCTTTGGCGTGGTTGTGGTGGAGCTTCTGACGGGCGAGAAAGCGGTCACTGCAGCGGCTAAGGAGGAAGGAGGGAGGAGTCTGGTCGCGCAGTTCTTGCACTCGATGCAAGACGATAAATTGTTCGACATTCTTGATCCGGATGTGGTGAGAGAGGGTGGGGTGGAAGATGTTGTGGTGGTGGCAAGGCTTGCTCGGAGATGTCTGAGTTTGGATGGAAAGCAAAGGCCGACAATGAAGGAAGTGGCGATGGAGTTGGAAGCCGTCCAAATGGGGAAACTAGCCTCGAATCTGCAAACATGTAGTGAAGAAGAAACAGAGCCTGCAGTTTATGATTCTCTGTATATCTCAGACACCACCGGTTTTAGCACAACTGCAAATTCATCGGAGTTTCCTTTTCTGTCTAGGAGTTCATGAACTGAAGTGTTTCTGTTTGTAACAATTAAGATAAGGAGGCAATGAAGTCAACTTAGTTTGTAAGACGTTTCTTCTCCAAGGACTAGGATAGCAAGGAGGTTCCTCTTAATTGGTCAGCCATGAAAAATCCTCTTTCGACATACATGCATTCAGTcattcacaaaacaaaaatcgaAAAGATAGCAACTGCATCAGATCACAAGTCACTAGTATAAACACACCTCATATTCGTGTGGCATGTTTCCATAGTAATAAGCATTCcattcaatttcttcaacatAAAACATCAATTCCCAAACCATTTCCTATACTAGTCATTATTCAACCTACAACTTCCACATATTAAACCAAAACATTCGACTTTACAACCCACAGTTGAACACCTACAACCATTTTCTAACACATTCAACATAATTACAGATTAGTTTAAGCtaataaacaactccctgACCCTAAATGAACCCTTAATTTTGGTCTTATGCATAAGGCTTTGGTCTCCTTCACCAATGCATATTCAAACCTACTACATTACCTCCTaatgaaacataaattaattgaattcaacttaatcaaaccaaattagcaaaaaaattcatccctaggttttaattattttcccGATTTAAAAACAGTAGTATTCAAGTTCCTATGGTATATCAATAATTATGAAAGCAAAAAcccaatttaaaaatgaagaacCAGCTAGCCTATGTGTTTGTGTCAAGTGTATgcagaaaaagagaaaagaccGGACCTGTATACAGACGCGGCGGTCGGAGTCAGTGGTGCAGCGACGGCGTGGCGGTGGTTTCGGCGATGTCCAAGAAAAGGAATGTGACTTTGACTcccaattttagttattttgatccaattaattattaatgtttccaaaattatcattaatttttcaataatttctcaaactttctccaaacttatttaattacaattattttttaattttcattaaattatttttatacgtAAATTCGTTgcttaaaaaaatgaagtactcCACAGTCGGGTCATATTTTAATGCTATAGcatcctaatccaaaattaagaccaaatctccatcgttaaattttaaaatgagtggatgagattaaatcttatgAGTCATATTTTAATGCTATAGCAtcttaatccaaaattaagaccaaatcttcacccttaaattttaaaatgagtggatgagattaaatcttacgaatctcaataaattgtagacaaaatatcaacaaaaatgtaatatcgtcattatgttatcatatgataattttcgtgaatgtttttttatatcaacatagtgtattacaaatatcaacaatatgacataagaatatcaacactattacaagaaaatatcaacacatatttattgagattgttacatagttttattaagatttttacatggttttgttgagattttttgatatatttgttgataaaaatctggttatcaacatttacaaaaactaaaataaaaaatatcagatttcatcatccgaacgtcgtcggaacatatgcaattgagatttcgttggaatccttataaaattatctttaatttgatatattttttgcgaaaaaataatttagatcgagagagttacgtaaatttgaagttttaagatgattttaatgagagataattgacattaataccctctaattttatttattaattttcttgattaaaaatataatccatttaacattatttcaaccactaaaTCTTAGTTTAagattgttaattagttagcaattgatcactccccccTCGtatttccaatttattttccaatttccTCAATccaactaaatttaaatatctttctatttaaataaactACTACTTTTAAAATCCAgaacaaattatttgaaattattacccttttctcaattttaagtatcttttatatttcctATATTCACTTAATATATTtccataatatttaaaataattttagatttatttaatgtgtttttctcacttattatttcttttgtgaATCTTACCggttaattaaaatatgacttttttaaaattataaaatctctaatttcttttaatatactccctctgttcctcgcatttttcatttttttgtcgtaaattttggatttattttttagtgtaattaaattactgtattttaagtgtaatgacAAATCATTTAATAAAGGAATACTCAACTaactataatataatataaaactaaatactCTAATtcttacttaaaatagaaacagtGTCACTAGTTTGGCATAAACCAAAACTGAAAAGTACGAATAACatggggcggagggagtattgaaTAGTGAAAATAGATATGCATTCAAACGTCTTTCAATATCAACTACTCACCCCGtcccttaaaaaaaatactcaccCGTCTAtgaaagtttgtcccattttttcatttccgtccaTCACACAAAATTCGTCCCATTTCactatttaccatttttggtagtggaaatcatattccacaaactcattcttactcacattttattataaaattatataaaaataagactcgcattctattaactttttcaactcacttttcattacatttcttaaaactcgtgtcgggtcaaagtggggcaatatttgggggacggggggagtaattataataagaaaatCGATCAAATCATTATAGTTTAAATTcacatatagtactattattagaTGAAGTACGTGCAACCgaatatatgtttattatgATAATCCCTTCCTCTACGAAAAATAGATGGTTGTCCACTAAAAATAGCATCATCTAAAAATGGAAGTTTCTCTCGAATTATTAAccatactttattcattttttctctttttatctcGTACTATACCCACTTGTTCTACTTcacactcatattttattcactttttatttcttacttcattggcttttcttttaaaatttgtgtcatccatttatggattattttttttggactaAAAGAGTAAAGATTATGTGCAACCTAACACATGTCAGTGATGCTCATTCCAGTTCCCACTACCACTTCCTCTCTGAGCGACCACAACCACTCAATCAAGAAATGCATGaatatatgtaattatgtAGTAATCATTCCGTCTCATAAAGAttgttccattttttcatttccactCGTCCCataaagtttgtcccatttcacttttatcatttttaatagtggATCATATATTTcaccaactcattcttactcacattttattataaaactaatactttaaaagcaggatccacatcccaccaactttttcaactcatttttcattagatttcttaaaatccgtgttgGGTCAAAGTGGAactatctttgtgggacggagggagtatgtgtGAATGGTCGTTGACCATTGTTGTAAAAAGTTGAGACGTATACTGAATTTGgatttcttttgaaaaagtCTTGTTCACAccaatttagaattttcaatACATTGACTGGAGTTGAACATTACAGGGGCGTGGAATTAAATCAATTTGACAATTTCAACACGTTTAATTGTTTACTAATACAATTTTCAAGCATTAAAACTTATGCAGTTAGACAAGTTTAggaatcaaaatgaaaatggcCTCACTCTTCCTGATCACCGCGTTCTTCCTCCACCTAGCCACGACGGTGGCAGGGCAAACGGCCTCTCTGTCGAAGCCGGGCTGCCAGGAAATGTGTGGAAACGTCGTCGTTCCATATCCTTTCGGCATCAGCACGAACTGCAGCGCCGATATATCTTTCACGATCATCTGCAACCAAACCTTCAATCCCCCGAGACCGTTTATCATGGTCCAAGTAGGGTTCGGAGAAGTGGTGGATATCTCGTTGGCCACCAAAACAGTTACGGTGATGCAGTCCATCTCCCCTCTCAACTGCTCTACCGATAGAAAGCTGCAGCAGCTGGCACAGCCCATGGTTACATCTTACGCCACCTTCTCCAACGTCTATAACAGATTGGTCGTTGTCGGCTGCCAGAACGTCGTCTCCCTCCTCCCTTCCTATGGCGAATGCAACCCCATCTGCGGAGAGTCATCCATCTGCAATGGAATAAACTGCTGCCAGAACATCATCCCGCCGCGCCAGAGAGAAATCGAGTTCTTCTACAGAAATCCCGAAGCGGGCACCAATGCTGCTCTCAGCTGCGGTTATGTGTTCATGGCTGATCAAAGATGGCTGCTCAACGAATATGCTAACTACACCAACTTGCATAACTTGTCGTACTCGTCCCCCGTTAGCTTCCGATCGGATCTCCGTGCGCCTCTGGTGCTTGAATGGGAATTCGAGATATCCAATCCCACGACGCGGCCAGGGGTTCAATGCAACGAAATTGATTTGCCACTTGTCTTGTTAGGTGGAGAGAACATGAGCTCTACCGTATGTTCTTGCAGGCCTGGTTATCAAGGCAATCCTTATTTGAGCTGTGAGGACATAGACGAGTGCCGGAATCCGTCATTGAATGACTGCCCAACAGCGGCTACATGTGTCAACACGCCCCCCGGTTCATTCTCATGTCAACTTCCGGCCAACGACAACGAACCCAGGATGAAACCAGTAATCATTGGTGTCAGCTGCGGCTTAGGTGGGCTGGTTTTGCTCGGAGGTGCGTTGGTGTCTTCCAATGTCGCGAGGAAGAGAATCGAAGCCAACCGTAAGAAGAAGTTCTTCAAGCGAAATGGCGGATTCTTGCTGCTGT is drawn from Salvia hispanica cultivar TCC Black 2014 chromosome 6, UniMelb_Shisp_WGS_1.0, whole genome shotgun sequence and contains these coding sequences:
- the LOC125193527 gene encoding wall-associated receptor kinase-like 8: MSTTICSCKPGYQGSPYLSCEDIDECRNLSLNKCQNGTTCVNTVGSFLCQVQGDGKGAKTKTVIIGISCGLGGLVLLGGALVFSKVARKRIEANRRKKFFKRNGGFLLTSSTNNTTENIRFFNSKQLALATDRYNENRILGRGGQGTVYKGMLPDGRIVAVKKSEKMDESEVGAFVNEVVILSQLNHRNVVKLLGCCLETEVPLLVYEFIPNGTLFQHIHDLGNEFPLSWKIRLRIATEVAAALAYLHYSASVPIYHRDIKSTNILLDEKYHAKVSDFGTSRSFNVDQTHVTTRVMGTFGYMDPEYFQSNQFTEKSDVYSFGVVVVELLTGEKAVTAAAKEEGGRSLVAQFLHSMQDDKLFDILDPDVVREGGVEDVVVVARLARRCLSLDGKQRPTMKEVAMELEAVQMGKLASNLQTCSEEETEPAVYDSLYISDTTGFSTTANSSEFPFLSRSS
- the LOC125193621 gene encoding wall-associated receptor kinase-like 1; the protein is MKMASLFLITAFFLHLATTVAGQTASLSKPGCQEMCGNVVVPYPFGISTNCSADISFTIICNQTFNPPRPFIMVQVGFGEVVDISLATKTVTVMQSISPLNCSTDRKLQQLAQPMVTSYATFSNVYNRLVVVGCQNVVSLLPSYGECNPICGESSICNGINCCQNIIPPRQREIEFFYRNPEAGTNAALSCGYVFMADQRWLLNEYANYTNLHNLSYSSPVSFRSDLRAPLVLEWEFEISNPTTRPGVQCNEIDLPLVLLGGENMSSTVCSCRPGYQGNPYLSCEDIDECRNPSLNDCPTAATCVNTPPGSFSCQLPANDNEPRMKPVIIGVSCGLGGLVLLGGALVSSNVARKRIEANRKKKFFKRNGGFLLLSSTNNTPENIRFFDSKELALATDRYNENRVLGRGGQGTVYKGMLPDGRIVAVKKSEKMDESEVGAFVNEVAILSQLNHRNVVKLLGCCLETEVPLLVYEFVPNGTLFQHIHDLGNEFPLPWKIRLRIATELAAALAYLHYSASVPIYHRDIKSTNILLDEKYHAKVSDFGTSRSFNVDQTHVTTRVMGTFGYMDPEYFQSNQFTEKSDVYSFGVVVVELLTGEKAVTAAAKEEGGRSLVAQFLHSMQDDKLFDILDQDVVREGVVEDIVAVARLARRCLSLDGKQRPTMKEAAMELEAIQMGKLVSNLQTCDEETEPAMSIAVYDSLYTSDTTGFSTTTDSSEFPFLSSSS
- the LOC125193528 gene encoding uncharacterized protein LOC125193528, which translates into the protein MGCASCSNFLSLEQLRGETDCIALTVLVANEISTNSSNPICSIKNGLGGLKLSLQMIVKAALALQFIPMPKGYGTTTFPHFSRQPGFDRDVPCAAAAVARWMKSAVIRNNG